The sequence CGCACTGGAGAAATTGAAAGGGTCGATTGCCCGTGTGCCGATGTATGCGGGCGAGCCGGTGCGGCGTTCCAAGCTGATCGGCGAGGGGCAGAGCTTCATGTCGTCCATCCTGCCTTCCGGGATGCGCGCGGTCGCCACAACCATATCGGCCGACACTTCGGCCGGCGGCTTCATCCTTCCAAACGACTTCGTCGACGTCATCATGACGCGAAGGGCCGATGCCAGCAGCGGCGGCACCGGTTTCAACACCGAAACCATCCTCAAGAACATCCGCGTCCTGGCAATCGACCAGACGATCCAGGAGGACGAGGAGGGCAAGAAGACCAGGGTGGGCCAGACCGCCACGCTGGAGCTCACGCCCAAACAGGCGGAGATCATCACCGTCGCCCAGCAGATGGCCGATCGCCTGACCCTGGCGCTGCGGGCGATCACGGACACCCAGGAAAAGAATGTGGACGAGGCCGACTATCTCGTTTCCGGCAATGGCCGCAAGGGAACGGTGAGACTGATCAAGTCGGGTGAAGTTTCCGAAGTAGGGGCAAGGAAATGAGGCTAAGCGGTAAACTGCCGGCAATCATAGCCGCGGCATTCGGCTTGCTGCTCGTCGGAACGAATGTGCAGGGCGTTGTCGAGGCGAAGAGCACGCAGGTGACGGCCACGACCGCCAACCAGCGCGTCAAGCTTGGCCTCAACAAATCGGTGGTCATAGACTTGCCGAGCGATGCCTACGACATTCTTGTCGCCAACCCGACCGTTGCCGATGCGGTGACCCGCACCGCAAGGCGTATCTACCTGTTCGGCAAGGCGGTCGGCGAGACCAACATCTTCGTCTTCGGTCCGAACGGCGAGCAGATCGCCAGCCTGGATCTGGCCGTCGAACGCGACGTCGCCGGCCTGGAGGACTACATCAAGCGCTTCCTTCCGACCTCGGCCGTCAAGGTGGAACTGCTGAACGACAACGTCGTCTTGACCGGGACGGTCGATACGCCGCTGGACGCCAAACGAGCGGTTGACCTGGCGACGATCTTCGTCTCGGGCGGTGAAGCGACGACGGGTCAGTATTCGCAGACCGCTGCCGGCGGCTCGGCCTCGAACGGCGTCGACATCAACAACCCCGATCAGGAACGACGCGTCTCGAAGATCGTCAATCTCCTGCAGATCATCGGTGACGACCAGGTCACGCTGAAAGTGACGGTCGCCGAAGTCAGCCGCTCCGTGATGAAGCAGCTCGGCGTCAACATGATCGGCAACGGCGGCAGCAACGGTATCAGCTATGGTGCGATCGGCGACAATTTCGCGGGATTGGGCAAGCAGCTGTCGAATTCGGGCTTCAGCATCGGCAACTCGGCACTGAAGGCCTATATCAACGCCATGGAGGAGTCCGGGGTCATGAAGACGCTGGCTGAGCCGACCTTGACCGCCGTATCCGGCGAGAAGGCGACGTTCAAGGTCGGTGGCGAATACAACATGGTGACCGGCGTCTCCCAGAACGTATCCACCGACAACCAGACCGGCCTGACGACGTATTCCATCGACAAGATCGAGTACGGCATCGGCCTGGAATTCCAGCCGGTCGTGCTGTCTCCCGGCCGCATCAGTCTGAAGGTCAGAACCTCGGTCTCCGAGCCGACAACCGAAGGATCCGTGGCGCTTTCCAATGGCGTGACGAGCCCCGGCGCGAATCTCCTGTCGCTGCGCAAACGCCTTGCCGATACGACGGTCGAACTGCCCTCGGGCGGTTCCATGATGATCGCCGGCCTGGTTCGCGACGATGTCAGGCAGGCCGTCAACGGCTTGCCGGGGCTGACGAAGATTCCTGTTCTTGGTGCTCTCTTCCGCAGCAGGGACTTCGTGCGCAACGAAAGTGAGCTCGTCATCATCATCACGCCCTATCTGACGAAGCCGGTGGCACGCAACGATCTCGCCAAGCCGGACGACAATTTCAATCCTCCGAGCGACGGCGCCGGCATGTTCCTGGGCAAGGTTAATCGGGTCTACGGCACCATGCAGACCGACAGGCCCAACGGCCGGTACCACGGCGTCGTCGGCTACATCTACAAGTGAATGGGGAAGCGGACATGTCTCAGTCAGCGTTGAAGACAAGGACCATCGCCTCGACGATGCGCACCGGCCGTTCGCGGGCCGGCCTGCGGGCGCTGCCGCTCCTGGCGGTGGCGGTGACGGCCTTGCTGGCCGGCTGCGCCCAGCGCGACAGCATCACCGTTGGCGCCATTCCGGACGACTATCGCACCAACCATCCGATCGTCATCGCCGAGAAGAACCAGAAGATCGACCTGCCTGTCGGCGCCGGCGACCGCGGCATGACCGGTTCACAGCGCGACACGCTGCTCGGTTTCCTCGACGGTTATGACAAGAGTGCCGCGCCGACACTGACGATCCAGATTCCGAGCGGATCGGCCAATGAGGTCGCGGCGTCGGCGGCCGGCCGTGATTTCGCCAGGCTCGCGGTCGCCAGCGGCATCAAGCGCAACCGCATCGTCGTGGTCTCCTATCAGGCTGGATCGAGCGAGACATCCGCGCCGGTTCGCGTCTCCTTTATCGCCGTGAGAGCCCAGACCGACAAATGCGGCCGCTGGCCGGACGATCTCACCGAGACCTCCGAAAACAAGCACTATGCCGACTTCGGCTGCTCCTATCAGAACAATCTCGCCGCCCAGGTTGCGAACCCGTCCGACCTGCTCGGGCCGCGCAAGCAGACCACCATCGATGCGGAAAATCGCGGCGCGGTGATCGATATCTACCGCAGCCGGGGTATTTCGGGTGAATTCCTCGGCAATTCGGAAGTGACGTACTGAGCCGAGCCCTCGAGGAAAGAGAAGCCACGGAAAGAGCATGACCATGAGCAACCTTGCCTATGACGCCACCGTGGACGGCGGTGATACATCGCCGCAGGACATCGCCGCGATGCAGGCGTTGCGCCCGGTTCCGCGCATCTCGATCCAGGCGTTCTGCGAGACCGAGGGCGTCGCCAATCCGGTCGAGCGCGCCGGCGAGGACCGCCGCATGACCAAGGCGCATCTCAAGGTCCACATGGGCGGCGTTCCCACGGCAATCGAGTTCTATCAGTCGGCGCCGACGCCGAACCTGATCCTGCTGGAGTCGCGCAGCGAACCCAAGCAATTGCTGGAACAGCTCGCCCAGCTCTCGGAATACTGCGATCCATCCTCGAAAGTGGTGGTGATCGGCCACTACAATGACGTCGGTCTCTATCGCGAGCTTATCCGCTCCGGCATCTCGGAATATGTCATCGCGCCGGTGTCGATGGCCGACATCGTCAGTGTCGTGTCGTCGATTTTCGTCGATCCGGAAGCCGAACCGCTCGGCCGTTCGGTCGCCTTTATCGGCGCCAAGGGCGGCGTCGGCTCTTCCACCATCGCCCACAATGTCGCCTGGGCAATGTCCTCCCTGTTCAAGTCCGAGGTCGTTGTTGCCGACCTTGACCTCGCTTTCGGCACGGCCAACATCAATTTCGACCAGGACCCGGCACAGGGTATCGCTGAAGCGGTGTTCTCGCCTGAACGCGTCGATGAAGTCTATCTCGACCGGCTGCTGACCCAGTGCGCCGAGCACCTGTCGTTGCTCGCAGCGCCCTCGACGCTGGAACGCGTCTACGACTTCGATCCCGAAGCCTTTGCGCAACTTGTCGATACCGCGCAGCGCAGCGTGCCGCTTCTGGTGCTGGACGTTCCCCATGTCTGGACGGGCTGGGCCAAGAACACGCTGGTCAAGGCCGACGAGATCGTCATCACGGCGACGCCGGAACTGGCCAATCTGCGCAACACCAAGAACCTCGTCGACATGTTCAAGCGGCTTCGTCCTAACGACCCGCCGCCGAAGCTGATCATCAACCAGGCCGGCGTCCCCAAGCGGCCCGAAATTTCGCCGTCCGATTTCGCCGAGCCGCTCGGCCTGACGCCGATATCGGTCATTGGCTTTGATCCGTTGCTGTTCGGCAATGCCGCCAACAATGGGCGTATGCTCGGCGAGATGGATGCCAAGAACCCGGTTGTGGCCATGATCAATGAGATTGCTCATGTACTGACCGGGCGAAGCGAAATCCGGACGAAAAAGAAGGCTGGCCTGGGCAGCCTGCTCGGCAAGCTCTCGCGCAACAAGAAGTGACGCTTTGGAACCGGTAGTCGATCATGTTCGGTAAAAGAGGCAACGACGACGGCAACCGGTTCACGCCGGAATTCCGCCAGCCAGCACCGGCGCCGGCCGCCCCGCCGCCCGCGGGTTCGGCGGATACGACGGTTCTTGCCCGGCCCGCGGCACCGCCACCGCCAAGCGCACCCGTCGCGCCGCCAGCCCGCCGCGCGGTCGAGGCGCCGCCAATTGCGCCGGAGGCGAAGCGGGGCCGCGAAAAAAGCGAAACCTACTATGACACCAAGAGCCAGGTTTTCTCCGCGCTCATCGACACGATAGACCTGTCGCAGCTCGCCAAGCTCGACCCCGAAACCGCGCGCGAGGAAATTCGCGACATCGTCAACGACATCATCGCGATCAAGAATTTCGCGATGTCCATCGCCGAGCAGGAGGAACTGCTCGAGGATATCTGCAACGACGTGCTTGGCTACGGACCGCTCGAGCCATTGCTCGCCCGCGACGACATCGCCGACATCATGGTCAACGGCTCCAAGAACGTCTACATCGAAGTCAACGGCAAGGTCGAGCAGACCAGCATCCGCTTTCGTGACAACCAGCAGCTGCTCAACATCTGCCAGCGCATCGTCAGCCAGGTCGGCCGCCGTGTCGATGAATCCAGCCCGATCTGCGACGCCCGCCTTCCCGACGGCTCCCGCGTCAACGTCATCGCACCGCCGCTCGCCATCGACGGCACCGCGCTCACCATCCGCAAATTCAAGAAGGACAAGCTGACGCTCGATCAACTGGTCAAGTTCGGCGCCATCTCGCCGCAGGGCGCCGAAGTGCTCAAGATCATCGGCCGTGTCCGCTGCAACATCGTCATTTCGGGCGGCACCGGCTCGGGCAAGACGACACTGCTCAACTGCCTGACCAACTACATCGACCGCGACGAGCGCGTCATCACCTGCGAGGACTCGGCCGAACTGCAACTGCAGCAGCCGCATGTCGTGCGTCTGGAAACCCGCCCGCCCAACCTCGAAGGCGAAGGCGAAGTGACGATGCGCGACCTGGTCAAGAACTGCCTGCGCATGCGGCCCGAGCGCATCATCGTCGGCGAAGTGCGCGGACCCGAAGTGTTCGATCTTCTGCAGGCGATGAACACCGGCCATGACGGCTCGATGGGAACGATCCACTCGAACAGTCCGCGCGAATGCCTGAACCGTATCGAATCCATGATCGCCATGGGTGGTTATTCGCTGCCGCAGAAAACCGTGCGCGAAATCGTCGTCGGCTCCATCGACGTGATCATCCAGGCGGCGCGTCTGCGCGACGGATCGCGCCGCATCACCCACATCACCGAGGTCATCGGGATGGAAGGCGACGTCATCATCACCCAGGATATCGTCCTCTACAACATCAAGGGCGAGGACGCCAACGGCAGGCTGCTGGGCGAGCACGTCTCGACCGGCATCGGCCGCCCGCATTTCTGGGATCGGGCTCGTTACTATGGCGAGGAACAGCGCCTCGCCACCGCGCTCGAGGCGATGGAGAAACGTGCTGACTGAGGTATCCGCAGGTGTGAAGGTTCTGGTCGATGTTTGGAATTGACGGCACCGTATTGGCGTTTGTCGTGCTCGCCGGTTTCAGCGCCGGCGCGGTCGCCTATGCATTCTTGGCCAAGCAGATCAGCAATGAGAAACAGGCCGGCAAGCGGCTTGAGACGATCAAGGCCGCCGAGACGGATCGCTCCATCGTCAAGGCCACGCGCGACCGCGCGGCGGACGCGGCCAAGCGCCGCAAATCGGTGCAGGATTCGCTGAAGGAACTCGACGAGAAGCAGAAAACCAAGGACAACGCCGTCAAGAAGCCGCCGCTGAAGGCCCAGCTTCGCCAGGCCGGCATGAAGGTTTCGGTCGAACGTTTCTACATCTACTCGGCCATATGCGGCCTCGCGCTGGTGGTGGTCGCCTTCATGGCCGGCGCGCCGATGCTTGTTTTGCCCGGTGTGCTGTTGGCTGGCGCACTCGGCCTGCCGCGCTGGTTCGTCTCGTTTCGCCGCGCGCGCCGGGTCAAGGCATTCCTCAACGAATTTCCAAACGCCCTCGACATTATCGTGCGCGCGGTCAAGTCCGGCCTGCCGCTGAACGACGCCATACGCCTGATTGCCAACGAATCCCCCGAGCCGGTGAAGGCCGAGTTCCGACGCATCGTCGATTCGCAGCAGATGGGACTGTCGATCC is a genomic window of Mesorhizobium huakuii containing:
- a CDS encoding type II and III secretion system protein family protein — its product is MRLSGKLPAIIAAAFGLLLVGTNVQGVVEAKSTQVTATTANQRVKLGLNKSVVIDLPSDAYDILVANPTVADAVTRTARRIYLFGKAVGETNIFVFGPNGEQIASLDLAVERDVAGLEDYIKRFLPTSAVKVELLNDNVVLTGTVDTPLDAKRAVDLATIFVSGGEATTGQYSQTAAGGSASNGVDINNPDQERRVSKIVNLLQIIGDDQVTLKVTVAEVSRSVMKQLGVNMIGNGGSNGISYGAIGDNFAGLGKQLSNSGFSIGNSALKAYINAMEESGVMKTLAEPTLTAVSGEKATFKVGGEYNMVTGVSQNVSTDNQTGLTTYSIDKIEYGIGLEFQPVVLSPGRISLKVRTSVSEPTTEGSVALSNGVTSPGANLLSLRKRLADTTVELPSGGSMMIAGLVRDDVRQAVNGLPGLTKIPVLGALFRSRDFVRNESELVIIITPYLTKPVARNDLAKPDDNFNPPSDGAGMFLGKVNRVYGTMQTDRPNGRYHGVVGYIYK
- a CDS encoding CpaD family pilus assembly protein, producing MSQSALKTRTIASTMRTGRSRAGLRALPLLAVAVTALLAGCAQRDSITVGAIPDDYRTNHPIVIAEKNQKIDLPVGAGDRGMTGSQRDTLLGFLDGYDKSAAPTLTIQIPSGSANEVAASAAGRDFARLAVASGIKRNRIVVVSYQAGSSETSAPVRVSFIAVRAQTDKCGRWPDDLTETSENKHYADFGCSYQNNLAAQVANPSDLLGPRKQTTIDAENRGAVIDIYRSRGISGEFLGNSEVTY
- a CDS encoding AAA family ATPase; translated protein: MTMSNLAYDATVDGGDTSPQDIAAMQALRPVPRISIQAFCETEGVANPVERAGEDRRMTKAHLKVHMGGVPTAIEFYQSAPTPNLILLESRSEPKQLLEQLAQLSEYCDPSSKVVVIGHYNDVGLYRELIRSGISEYVIAPVSMADIVSVVSSIFVDPEAEPLGRSVAFIGAKGGVGSSTIAHNVAWAMSSLFKSEVVVADLDLAFGTANINFDQDPAQGIAEAVFSPERVDEVYLDRLLTQCAEHLSLLAAPSTLERVYDFDPEAFAQLVDTAQRSVPLLVLDVPHVWTGWAKNTLVKADEIVITATPELANLRNTKNLVDMFKRLRPNDPPPKLIINQAGVPKRPEISPSDFAEPLGLTPISVIGFDPLLFGNAANNGRMLGEMDAKNPVVAMINEIAHVLTGRSEIRTKKKAGLGSLLGKLSRNKK
- a CDS encoding CpaF family protein, which produces MFGKRGNDDGNRFTPEFRQPAPAPAAPPPAGSADTTVLARPAAPPPPSAPVAPPARRAVEAPPIAPEAKRGREKSETYYDTKSQVFSALIDTIDLSQLAKLDPETAREEIRDIVNDIIAIKNFAMSIAEQEELLEDICNDVLGYGPLEPLLARDDIADIMVNGSKNVYIEVNGKVEQTSIRFRDNQQLLNICQRIVSQVGRRVDESSPICDARLPDGSRVNVIAPPLAIDGTALTIRKFKKDKLTLDQLVKFGAISPQGAEVLKIIGRVRCNIVISGGTGSGKTTLLNCLTNYIDRDERVITCEDSAELQLQQPHVVRLETRPPNLEGEGEVTMRDLVKNCLRMRPERIIVGEVRGPEVFDLLQAMNTGHDGSMGTIHSNSPRECLNRIESMIAMGGYSLPQKTVREIVVGSIDVIIQAARLRDGSRRITHITEVIGMEGDVIITQDIVLYNIKGEDANGRLLGEHVSTGIGRPHFWDRARYYGEEQRLATALEAMEKRAD
- a CDS encoding type II secretion system F family protein, coding for MFGIDGTVLAFVVLAGFSAGAVAYAFLAKQISNEKQAGKRLETIKAAETDRSIVKATRDRAADAAKRRKSVQDSLKELDEKQKTKDNAVKKPPLKAQLRQAGMKVSVERFYIYSAICGLALVVVAFMAGAPMLVLPGVLLAGALGLPRWFVSFRRARRVKAFLNEFPNALDIIVRAVKSGLPLNDAIRLIANESPEPVKAEFRRIVDSQQMGLSIPDATLRMPETMPCTEASFFGIVIQIQSQAGGNLSEALGNLSRVLRDRKKMKAKVQALSMEAKASAAIIGALPFIVAFLVYLSSPLYLMPLFNTSVGNLILGVSAIWMSIGIFVMRKMMNFDV